The Candidatus Eisenbacteria bacterium sequence CGCATCACCACGTCGCCGGTCGCGATCATGGGTACGTTCAAGTGCCGCGCCGCCGCCGCGCGTTCCGCCAGCCGCACGCGTTCGGCGCCCACCCCGCGCACGCCGAACCACAGTCCGCCCGGCCGCAGCGCTTCGCGCATGCCGCGCGCCGCACGAGGCGGCACGCCGAGTGGCACCCCTTCGGCCGGCGGCACGCCCGCGCTGATCAAAGAAGCCGCGAGCCCCGGCGACTCGACGATCACGTGCAGACCGTTGTGCAGCTCGGCGAGTCGCGCGACCGCGTCGAACGTGTCGTCGAGCCGCCGCAGTGTGAGCAGCCGGCAGAGATTCGCGTAGCCCCGCCGATCGAGTGCCAGCAACAAAGCCGTATGCGGCCCGAGCGTGAGTTCCGCCCCGAGAATCGCCGCCAGCCCGGCGGCCCGCGCCTTCTGCCAGAAGCGGATCGCGAGATACAGGTTGTCGCGATCCGTGAGCGCGAGTGTGTGACAGCCGGCTTCGACTGCGCGCTCGATCAATGCCTCGGGTGACGCGGTGCCATACAGCAGCGACCCATGCGATCGCACCCGAAGCGGAACGAAAGCAGTCATGCCGAACTCGGAGCCGGGCGTGCCCGCGGAACCGGTCGGGGTTCCTCGCCGCCGCGCGCGCCGTGCGGTGCCTCATGTACCGTTCGCCGCAGGAGGAACCCATGGCCGACTTCAAGGCAGGCGATGCGGATTTCGAACGCCGCGTGCGCGAGAGCTTCGCGCGGCAGAAGGTGATGACGCTGTTCGGTGCCGAGCTGACCGTGGTCGAGCCCGGGCGCGTCACGATCGAGTTGAACTACCGCGATGACCTGGTGCAGCAGCACGGCTACATGCATGCCGGCGTGCTCGGCACCATTGCCGACAGCGCGGGCGGCTACGCCGGCTACACGCTGATGCCGGCCGGCTCGTCGGTGCTGAGCACCGAGTACCGCGTGCATCTGCTCGCACCCGGCCGCGGCGAACGCTTCGCGGCGACCGGCCGCGTGATCCGCGCCGGTCGCACGCTCACGGTGTGCGAGCTCGAGGTGGAAGCGATCGAAGGCGAAAAGCGGACGCGCTGCGTGTGGGGCAGCCAGACGCTGATGTGCCTGCGCGAGCGTTCCGACATGCCGCCGGGGTAGAGGCTGCACTACGCCGTGTTCGGGAAGTGCGGGTTCTCGATCACGCCGATCAGGTTGCCGAACGGATCGCGCGCGGTCGCCACGAAGATGCCTTCGCCCACGTCCTGCGGCTTCTCGACCTCGGTCGCGCCCAGCGACAGCAGTCGCGGCCACGACACGCTCATCTTGTCGACGCCCCAGTAGACCAGCAGACCACCGGGCCCGGTCGCGGCGCCGGGTTCGTTCGGCAGCAGGCCGAGTTCGTAGCCCGCGATGTTGAAGCCGACGTACGAAGGATGATCGAAGTAGGGCTCGATGCCGAACAGCGACGCATACCAGGCCTTGGCCTGGGCGAGATCCGGGACGCGGTACATCGCGGTGTAGAGCCCCTTGAAGTGCGACGGCTTCATGCGGTCCTCCGAGGTGGGGGGAGTGAGGCGCGACTACTTGGTCAGTGAGGGCGTTCGGAGCACGAAGCCGTGGCGGTCCTCCTTCACGCGTCCTTTCAGGTTGAGCGCACGGCCCGACACCAGCACGCCGTGCCCGTAGGCGTCACGCACGCCGTCGAACGCTTCGTAGAGCGCCTGGCGGCGGCCGGCTTCGGCCTCGTCGAACAGGCTGCCCTGCTCGGCGAGATCGCTCGCAAAGTTGGAGAGCGAGACTCCCACCGCGTGCAGCGCCACGCGGCGCGTGAAGCGGCGGCACAGGATGTCGAGTGCGACCGCGAGTACCACCGGGTCGGTGCTCGATGGGA is a genomic window containing:
- a CDS encoding VOC family protein; translated protein: MKPSHFKGLYTAMYRVPDLAQAKAWYASLFGIEPYFDHPSYVGFNIAGYELGLLPNEPGAATGPGGLLVYWGVDKMSVSWPRLLSLGATEVEKPQDVGEGIFVATARDPFGNLIGVIENPHFPNTA
- a CDS encoding PaaI family thioesterase — translated: MADFKAGDADFERRVRESFARQKVMTLFGAELTVVEPGRVTIELNYRDDLVQQHGYMHAGVLGTIADSAGGYAGYTLMPAGSSVLSTEYRVHLLAPGRGERFAATGRVIRAGRTLTVCELEVEAIEGEKRTRCVWGSQTLMCLRERSDMPPG